From the genome of Streptomyces sp. NBC_01341, one region includes:
- a CDS encoding transposase has translation MAGVITASEPSWIAPFTGLSPRQFGKLVTVLRREGADAVRKGRPWSLPLEDRALLVAAYWRTNLTMRQLAPLFGVSKSAADRIIDHLGPMLALQPRKRFAKDAVLIVDGTLVPTRDHTVAAQSKNYRYSTNHQVVIDADTRLVVVVGRPLAGNRNDCKAWEESGAKAAVGNTLTIADGGYPGTGLVMPHRRRKGEELAEWKQEHNKSHKQVRARVEHVFARMKTWKILRDCRLRGDGVRHAMLGIARMHNLTLTG, from the coding sequence GTGGCTGGTGTGATCACGGCGTCGGAGCCGTCTTGGATAGCCCCGTTCACGGGGCTGAGCCCGCGGCAGTTCGGGAAGCTGGTGACGGTTCTGCGGCGCGAGGGTGCGGACGCGGTCCGCAAGGGCCGGCCGTGGAGTCTGCCGTTGGAGGACCGGGCCCTGCTGGTCGCGGCGTACTGGCGCACGAACCTGACCATGCGCCAACTCGCCCCATTGTTCGGGGTCTCCAAGTCGGCGGCGGACCGGATCATCGACCACCTCGGGCCGATGCTCGCTCTCCAGCCCCGCAAGCGGTTCGCCAAGGATGCCGTGCTCATCGTGGACGGCACCCTGGTGCCCACCCGCGACCACACCGTGGCCGCGCAGTCGAAGAACTATCGGTACTCCACCAACCACCAGGTCGTCATTGACGCCGACACCCGCCTGGTCGTCGTGGTTGGCCGGCCGCTCGCCGGAAACCGCAACGACTGCAAGGCATGGGAGGAATCCGGCGCCAAAGCCGCCGTCGGCAACACGCTGACGATCGCCGACGGCGGCTACCCCGGCACGGGACTTGTCATGCCGCACCGCCGACGCAAAGGCGAAGAGCTGGCTGAGTGGAAGCAGGAGCACAACAAGTCACACAAGCAGGTCCGAGCCCGGGTCGAGCACGTCTTCGCCCGTATGAAGACCTGGAAGATTCTCCGCGACTGCCGTCTCAGAGGCGACGGAGTGCGCCACGCGATGCTCGGCATCGCCCGCATGCACAACCTCACCCTCACCGGATAG
- a CDS encoding DUF7336 domain-containing protein, producing MIVYPLWHVGHQNEAGGDGSTVHVDESGVFCDESDGDDVKLLGIYSTLERVEERVRQARLLPGFRDEPECFYFDPCELDEDDWTEGFVRVPPGE from the coding sequence GTGATCGTGTATCCGCTGTGGCATGTCGGCCACCAGAACGAAGCTGGCGGTGACGGCTCGACAGTGCACGTCGATGAGAGTGGCGTGTTCTGCGACGAGTCGGACGGCGATGACGTAAAGCTGCTCGGTATCTACTCAACCCTTGAACGGGTTGAAGAGCGTGTGCGTCAGGCTCGACTGCTACCGGGCTTCCGTGATGAACCGGAGTGCTTCTACTTCGACCCCTGCGAGCTCGATGAGGATGATTGGACCGAGGGCTTCGTTCGAGTTCCGCCGGGCGAGTAG
- a CDS encoding DUF6233 domain-containing protein yields the protein MSWKIQPQRSSSAALLHRGGCATYPDQVGLISREDAMVALADPDIESCEVCRPQTGLLR from the coding sequence ATGTCCTGGAAGATTCAGCCCCAACGCTCCTCCTCCGCAGCGCTGCTCCACCGTGGAGGCTGTGCCACCTACCCGGACCAGGTAGGGCTGATCTCCCGCGAAGACGCCATGGTGGCCCTGGCGGACCCGGACATCGAGTCGTGCGAGGTCTGCCGTCCGCAGACCGGACTGCTGCGCTGA
- a CDS encoding STAS domain-containing protein: protein MTSDASHRPAPARSAVLTPTGKFDVVSIVPLEAEIETALTQYESIVLDASGITFGDSMFIRLVLTTHHRTDLRIAAPSPAITRLFGLIGADSVLRIYPTVEEALAA, encoded by the coding sequence ATGACATCCGATGCCTCCCACCGCCCGGCCCCTGCGCGATCGGCCGTGCTCACCCCGACCGGGAAATTCGATGTGGTCTCCATCGTGCCGCTGGAAGCGGAGATCGAGACGGCACTCACCCAGTACGAGAGCATCGTCCTGGACGCCAGCGGCATCACCTTCGGCGACTCCATGTTCATCAGACTCGTCCTGACCACCCACCACCGCACCGACCTGCGCATCGCCGCCCCCTCCCCCGCCATCACCAGGCTCTTCGGCCTGATCGGCGCGGACAGCGTCCTGCGCATCTACCCCACCGTCGAAGAGGCCCTGGCCGCATAG
- a CDS encoding DUF6221 family protein: protein MTEELVKFLKARLDEEADLARRCDGDGCGEWSAHGHTVDFCQVDLSGFHPTIALHVALHDPARVLREVEAKRRILARHARDPWPCHDLRDLASPYTGHPDFPSWT from the coding sequence ATGACTGAAGAGCTGGTGAAATTTCTCAAGGCGCGGCTGGACGAGGAGGCCGACTTGGCACGACGCTGCGACGGCGACGGATGCGGGGAGTGGTCTGCCCACGGACACACGGTCGACTTCTGTCAGGTTGACCTCTCCGGATTCCACCCCACGATTGCTCTGCATGTGGCTCTGCACGACCCGGCCCGCGTCCTGCGCGAGGTCGAAGCCAAACGGCGCATACTGGCCCGTCACGCCCGCGACCCATGGCCGTGCCACGACCTGCGAGACCTTGCCTCGCCCTACACCGGCCACCCTGACTTTCCCTCATGGACCTGA
- a CDS encoding EF-hand domain-containing protein has product MTALQNLKYGQWFKGADVDGDGFITQHDVRRMCERYISARESTPNAETVRGLTEGMDQFWSNVIAPMDQDGDGKVDVREMTEGFKSVLTDRALYPQQIAPVTNCFFDLVDLNGDGKIDQAEFQQMFDSVAAVPGEDCAAVFAALDLNGSGGLDRDEFHQALEEFFYGNDPDAPANHIFGKVTA; this is encoded by the coding sequence ATGACTGCACTCCAAAATCTCAAGTACGGCCAGTGGTTCAAGGGCGCCGATGTCGACGGCGACGGGTTCATTACCCAGCACGACGTCCGCAGGATGTGCGAGCGTTACATCAGCGCCCGCGAGAGCACCCCTAATGCCGAGACCGTCCGCGGGCTCACCGAGGGGATGGACCAGTTCTGGTCGAACGTCATCGCACCTATGGATCAGGACGGTGACGGGAAGGTCGACGTACGTGAGATGACCGAAGGCTTCAAGAGCGTCCTGACCGACCGCGCGCTCTACCCGCAGCAGATTGCGCCGGTCACCAATTGCTTCTTCGACCTCGTCGACCTCAACGGAGACGGCAAGATCGACCAAGCCGAGTTCCAGCAGATGTTCGACTCGGTCGCCGCCGTCCCCGGCGAGGACTGCGCCGCCGTTTTCGCCGCTCTCGACCTCAATGGTTCCGGCGGACTGGACCGTGACGAGTTCCACCAGGCACTCGAAGAGTTCTTCTACGGCAACGACCCCGACGCTCCCGCCAACCACATCTTCGGCAAGGTCACCGCCTGA
- a CDS encoding molybdopterin-dependent oxidoreductase, which yields MERRMPVATHWGSFVAVVDSGRLVRIEPRGDDPAPSPIGPGMVTAAEDGARVLRPAVRKGWLDGLPRADETARGSDAFVEVSWDDALTLVSEELRRVRAQHGNRAVFGGSYGWASAGAFHNAQAQLQRFLALGGGYTDSRNTYSTAALEVILPHVIGGAPWSYQSRMPMWDEIAENCELVVAFGGLALKNSQINPGGLARHQTRDLQRKCREAGVRFVNVSPIRSDTADFLDAEWLPVTPNTDTALMLGIAHTMLVNDWHDEDFLTRCCEGFDRFASYLTGDADGVLKDADWAARITGISRDTILDLARRLSTQRSLIMVNYAIQRADHGEQPIWMSVVLAAMTGSLGRPGCGWGAGYATMDATGVAPGRPSVASMPRVANPVADFIPVARIADTLLEPGATIDYDGQRLSLPDLRLIYWCGGNPFHHHQDLHRLTRAWQRPDTVVVHEAWWNTTAKFADIVLPVATSLERDDFAAGFSDPHLVAMPKVREPAGEARTDHQIFAALAARLGYECEFTQTRSEIEWVRHLYDQTQANLGHDAALPDFDDFWQRASGVELPALSGPFPGSFEALRSDPQRFPLTTPSGRIEIFSGTIDSFGYDDCTGHPTWFEPMEWLRADLADRFPLHLISNQPASRLHSQYDNGGHSLQSKIHGREPVTINPQDAASRGIGNDMIVRVFNGRGSCLAGAILSDAVMPGVIQLSTGAWWDPAQPGRSGTLDRHGNPNTLTGDRGCSRLSQGPSAHSALVDVEVYDGPVEKVLAFTPPHLEH from the coding sequence GTGGAACGACGTATGCCGGTGGCGACGCACTGGGGCAGTTTTGTAGCTGTGGTCGATTCGGGCCGGCTGGTGCGCATCGAGCCTCGGGGTGATGACCCCGCGCCATCGCCGATCGGCCCGGGCATGGTTACGGCTGCTGAGGACGGTGCGCGTGTGCTGCGTCCTGCGGTGCGCAAAGGGTGGCTCGATGGCTTGCCGCGCGCCGATGAAACGGCCAGAGGTTCGGACGCCTTCGTAGAAGTCAGCTGGGACGACGCGCTCACGCTGGTGAGCGAGGAATTGCGCCGAGTACGCGCACAGCACGGGAACAGGGCGGTATTCGGCGGCTCATACGGCTGGGCCAGTGCGGGCGCGTTCCACAATGCGCAGGCTCAACTCCAGCGGTTCCTCGCGTTGGGCGGAGGTTACACCGACTCGCGCAACACGTACAGCACCGCCGCTCTTGAGGTCATCCTTCCGCACGTGATCGGCGGGGCTCCGTGGAGCTACCAGTCCCGGATGCCGATGTGGGACGAGATCGCCGAGAACTGCGAGCTCGTGGTGGCGTTCGGGGGGCTGGCTCTGAAGAACAGCCAGATCAACCCTGGCGGGCTGGCTCGGCACCAGACCCGGGACTTGCAGCGGAAGTGCCGTGAGGCCGGGGTGCGGTTCGTGAACGTCAGCCCGATCCGGAGTGACACCGCCGACTTCCTTGACGCCGAGTGGCTGCCAGTCACCCCCAACACCGACACCGCCTTGATGCTCGGTATCGCGCACACGATGCTGGTCAACGACTGGCACGACGAGGACTTCCTCACCCGCTGCTGCGAGGGGTTCGACCGCTTCGCCTCCTACCTGACCGGCGACGCAGACGGCGTCCTCAAGGACGCCGACTGGGCTGCGAGGATCACGGGCATCAGCCGCGACACGATCCTCGATCTCGCCCGCCGCCTGTCCACACAGCGTTCCCTCATCATGGTCAACTACGCCATTCAGCGAGCGGACCACGGTGAGCAGCCGATCTGGATGTCGGTCGTGCTGGCGGCCATGACGGGTTCGCTGGGCCGCCCCGGCTGCGGCTGGGGCGCGGGCTACGCAACGATGGACGCGACCGGTGTCGCCCCGGGCCGCCCGTCTGTGGCGTCGATGCCGAGGGTGGCGAACCCTGTTGCGGACTTCATTCCGGTCGCCCGGATAGCCGACACCCTCCTGGAACCGGGCGCGACCATCGACTACGACGGTCAGCGCCTGAGCCTGCCAGACCTGCGCCTGATCTACTGGTGTGGGGGCAACCCCTTCCACCACCACCAGGACCTCCATCGCCTCACCCGAGCTTGGCAGCGCCCGGACACGGTGGTGGTCCATGAGGCCTGGTGGAATACCACGGCGAAGTTCGCCGACATCGTGCTTCCCGTCGCGACCAGCCTGGAGCGTGACGACTTCGCCGCGGGGTTCTCCGACCCTCACCTCGTCGCGATGCCTAAGGTCCGCGAGCCGGCCGGCGAGGCACGCACCGACCACCAGATCTTCGCCGCTCTGGCTGCCCGGCTCGGCTATGAGTGCGAGTTCACCCAGACGCGTTCAGAGATCGAATGGGTCCGTCACCTCTACGACCAGACACAGGCGAACCTCGGCCATGACGCGGCCCTGCCAGACTTCGACGACTTCTGGCAACGCGCCTCCGGTGTCGAACTGCCGGCACTCAGCGGGCCGTTTCCCGGCAGCTTTGAGGCACTGCGCTCCGATCCGCAGCGCTTCCCCCTGACGACGCCGTCGGGCCGGATTGAGATCTTCTCCGGGACAATCGACTCGTTCGGCTACGACGACTGCACCGGACATCCGACGTGGTTCGAACCCATGGAGTGGCTTCGCGCCGACTTGGCGGACCGCTTCCCACTGCATCTGATCTCGAACCAGCCTGCCTCACGCCTGCACAGCCAGTATGACAACGGCGGCCACAGCCTCCAGTCAAAGATTCACGGCCGCGAGCCCGTAACGATCAACCCGCAAGATGCGGCATCACGCGGTATCGGGAACGACATGATCGTGCGGGTCTTCAACGGCCGAGGCAGCTGCCTAGCCGGCGCGATCCTGTCGGACGCCGTAATGCCCGGCGTCATCCAGTTGTCCACCGGAGCGTGGTGGGACCCGGCCCAACCGGGCCGGAGCGGAACCTTGGACCGCCACGGCAACCCGAACACCCTCACCGGGGACCGCGGGTGCTCGCGTCTGTCCCAGGGACCCAGCGCGCACAGTGCTCTCGTCGATGTCGAGGTCTACGACGGGCCGGTCGAGAAGGTACTCGCCTTCACGCCACCACACCTCGAACACTGA
- a CDS encoding amino acid adenylation domain-containing protein, whose amino-acid sequence MIHNFNTGALEHQDVPFDRLVEQLAPTRSTAHQPLFQIMLALQNNAGTPMELPGMRVEAYPDVWPTAKFDLDIQLFERFGADGTPAGLEGGIVYATDLFDQVTVEFLAARLTRVLEAVTANPSQSISRVDVLDGDESRRVLTEWNDTDRHLPQATVPDLVQAQVARTPDAVAVVGEDVQLSYAEVDERSSRLARLLIGRGVGPETLVGVLMERSCDLIVTLLAVLKAGGAYVPLDPEYPVARIVDTLHDAAPAAVVTTSQFANQFRTGPDGVATDDGFDQGLWIVLDDPQTETELARLDAGAVTDTDRRNPLLPQHPAYVLYTSGSTGRPKGVMVPHHGVANLLAWLQSKLGLSSSDRVLQKIPFGFDASVPELFWPLLEGAAVVLARPGGHRDPQYLADLITREQVTVAQFVPSMLDVFVQSVDAAECTSLRAVICGGEPLSPALRDRFDAALGVPLHNQYGPTEATIAVTAWSCDAERDGSVVPIGRPADNTRVFVLDDMLRPVPAGVAGELYLAGAQLARGYLGRAALTAQRFVACPFGKPGERMYRTGDLARWTTQGTLEYLGRADDQVKIRGFRIEPGEIEAALTEHPAVAQAAVIVREDTPSDQRLVAYLVPTHTTDNNPHNSLDTTAVRAFTTQRLPHHMVPSALVILDTLPLTANGKLDRKALPAPDHTTTTTNTDTRRGPTTVREEILCTVFADILDLPTVGIDDNFFDLGGHSLLATRLVSRIRSLLGVEISIRDVFTAPTVAGIARRLDASGRQTDSSVLLPFRSRGGQVPFFCVHDVHGLGWEYTYLAQCMPADYPVYGLQARGFDGATELPKSVTQMAADYVTHVRSIQPFGPYHLIGWSFGGNVAQEMAAQLQAAGERIAALVILDSIPSTPRQVAGLPLDDQKKISDIAADVAAETARANEIFGTASQDEIETYRRVLLNNIRLLMEHEPNKVDGKVLFVSSRDTNAAALDSWSPYVSGQIEERAVACLHRDMYRPEIVHEVWEMVKGHLKA is encoded by the coding sequence GTGATCCACAACTTCAACACCGGAGCGCTGGAGCACCAGGATGTGCCGTTCGACCGGCTGGTCGAGCAGCTGGCGCCGACGCGCTCGACGGCCCACCAACCACTTTTCCAGATCATGCTCGCCCTCCAGAACAACGCCGGGACTCCTATGGAACTGCCCGGCATGCGGGTCGAGGCGTATCCGGACGTCTGGCCGACGGCGAAGTTCGACCTGGACATCCAACTCTTCGAGCGGTTCGGTGCCGATGGCACCCCGGCCGGCCTGGAGGGCGGAATTGTTTACGCGACGGACCTGTTCGACCAGGTGACCGTCGAGTTCCTCGCCGCGCGGCTGACAAGGGTACTGGAGGCGGTCACCGCGAACCCGTCGCAGTCGATCAGCCGGGTCGATGTCCTGGATGGCGACGAGTCGAGGCGGGTGCTGACGGAATGGAACGACACCGATCGGCATCTGCCGCAGGCGACTGTGCCGGACCTGGTCCAGGCCCAGGTGGCCCGTACGCCGGACGCGGTCGCGGTGGTGGGTGAGGACGTCCAGTTGTCGTACGCGGAGGTCGACGAGCGCTCCAGCCGGCTGGCTCGACTCCTCATCGGCCGCGGCGTAGGCCCGGAGACCCTGGTCGGGGTCCTGATGGAACGCTCCTGCGACCTGATCGTCACCCTGCTGGCCGTCCTCAAGGCCGGCGGCGCGTACGTGCCGCTGGACCCGGAGTATCCGGTGGCGCGCATCGTGGACACCCTGCACGACGCCGCACCCGCCGCGGTGGTGACCACCTCGCAGTTCGCCAACCAGTTCCGCACCGGACCGGACGGCGTAGCAACGGATGACGGGTTCGATCAGGGTCTGTGGATCGTGCTCGACGATCCACAGACCGAGACAGAGCTGGCCCGCCTCGACGCCGGTGCGGTCACGGACACGGACCGCCGGAACCCGCTGCTGCCGCAGCACCCCGCCTACGTGCTCTACACCTCCGGCTCCACCGGCCGCCCCAAGGGCGTCATGGTCCCCCACCACGGTGTGGCCAACCTGTTGGCCTGGCTCCAGTCCAAGCTCGGGCTGTCGTCCAGCGACCGGGTGCTGCAGAAGATCCCGTTCGGGTTCGACGCCTCGGTGCCGGAGCTGTTCTGGCCGCTGCTCGAGGGTGCGGCGGTCGTGCTGGCCCGGCCCGGAGGACACCGCGACCCGCAGTACCTGGCCGACCTGATCACGCGTGAGCAGGTGACGGTCGCGCAGTTTGTACCGTCGATGCTCGACGTGTTCGTCCAGTCCGTCGACGCGGCCGAGTGCACGAGCCTGCGAGCCGTGATCTGCGGTGGCGAGCCGCTCAGTCCGGCCCTGCGCGACCGGTTCGACGCGGCGCTGGGCGTGCCGCTGCACAACCAGTACGGACCGACCGAGGCGACGATCGCCGTCACCGCCTGGTCCTGTGACGCGGAGCGGGACGGCTCCGTGGTCCCGATCGGCCGCCCGGCGGACAACACCCGCGTGTTCGTGCTGGACGACATGCTGCGACCAGTTCCGGCCGGCGTAGCCGGCGAACTCTACCTGGCGGGTGCCCAGCTCGCGCGGGGCTATCTGGGGCGTGCGGCCTTGACCGCGCAGCGCTTCGTGGCCTGCCCGTTCGGCAAACCGGGCGAGCGGATGTACCGCACCGGCGACCTGGCACGCTGGACCACGCAAGGCACACTCGAATACCTGGGCCGAGCCGACGACCAGGTCAAGATCCGCGGCTTCCGCATCGAACCCGGCGAGATCGAAGCCGCCCTGACCGAGCACCCGGCAGTCGCCCAGGCCGCCGTCATCGTGCGCGAAGACACCCCCAGCGACCAACGCCTGGTCGCCTACCTCGTCCCCACCCACACCACCGACAACAACCCCCACAACAGCCTGGACACCACAGCCGTACGCGCATTCACCACCCAGCGACTACCACACCACATGGTCCCCTCCGCCCTCGTCATCCTGGACACACTGCCACTGACAGCCAACGGCAAACTGGACCGCAAAGCCCTACCCGCCCCCGACCACACCACCACCACCACCAACACCGACACACGCCGAGGACCAACCACCGTACGCGAAGAAATCCTCTGCACAGTCTTCGCCGACATCCTCGACCTCCCCACGGTCGGCATCGACGACAACTTCTTCGACCTCGGCGGACACTCACTCCTGGCCACCCGACTGGTCAGCCGAATCCGATCCCTCCTCGGCGTGGAGATATCCATCCGCGACGTATTCACCGCCCCGACCGTCGCCGGAATCGCACGGCGCCTGGATGCGTCCGGCCGACAGACTGACAGCAGTGTGCTGCTGCCGTTCCGTTCGCGGGGTGGGCAGGTGCCGTTTTTCTGCGTCCACGATGTACACGGCCTGGGCTGGGAATACACGTACCTGGCGCAGTGCATGCCTGCGGACTATCCGGTTTACGGCCTTCAGGCACGGGGGTTTGACGGTGCGACGGAACTTCCCAAGTCCGTGACGCAGATGGCAGCTGACTATGTCACTCACGTACGATCGATTCAGCCATTCGGCCCATATCACTTGATCGGCTGGTCTTTCGGCGGGAACGTCGCCCAGGAGATGGCAGCCCAATTGCAGGCCGCGGGCGAGCGGATTGCCGCTCTTGTCATTCTGGACTCCATTCCATCCACGCCGAGGCAAGTGGCCGGGCTCCCTCTCGATGACCAGAAGAAGATCTCAGACATCGCAGCAGATGTCGCAGCGGAGACCGCTCGAGCGAACGAAATATTCGGAACCGCCTCACAAGACGAGATCGAGACCTACAGGAGAGTCCTCCTGAATAACATCAGACTCCTGATGGAGCACGAACCGAACAAGGTCGACGGGAAAGTTCTCTTCGTTTCCAGTCGTGACACCAATGCCGCTGCCCTTGATTCGTGGAGCCCCTACGTCTCCGGCCAGATCGAGGAACGCGCAGTAGCGTGCCTTCACCGCGACATGTATCGGCCGGAGATAGTGCACGAAGTCTGGGAAATGGTGAAGGGTCACCTCAAGGCATAA
- a CDS encoding SMI1/KNR4 family protein, which produces MVDEQWNGVRQRVAALGTQPTSSKVFGSLGHRWALEDPLTDDGLAELEAQMGVRFPDDYRNFLTSVGAGGAGPAYGLFPLRRVQGRWRWEGDGADLADLTMLARPFPDHGPDPLDLEALLAVRPKEEDFEEIEDFDDAIEAWDERWEPLVFAPERTAGAIVISHLGCGQREWLIISGTHRGTIWSDCRADDTDLAPLLDQAGKPVTFTRWYIDWLQKAELTAHQPSTNVRH; this is translated from the coding sequence ATGGTCGATGAGCAGTGGAACGGTGTACGTCAGCGCGTGGCCGCGTTGGGTACCCAACCGACGAGTAGCAAGGTGTTCGGCTCGCTCGGGCACAGGTGGGCTCTGGAAGACCCGCTGACCGATGACGGACTTGCCGAACTCGAAGCGCAGATGGGTGTGCGGTTTCCGGATGACTACCGGAATTTCCTCACTTCTGTGGGCGCAGGCGGCGCGGGACCCGCATACGGCCTCTTCCCCCTCCGCCGCGTACAAGGCCGCTGGCGCTGGGAAGGAGATGGCGCCGACCTCGCCGACCTGACCATGCTCGCCCGGCCTTTTCCCGACCACGGCCCGGATCCCCTAGACCTCGAAGCACTTCTCGCAGTGCGCCCGAAGGAAGAGGACTTCGAGGAGATCGAGGACTTCGACGACGCCATCGAGGCGTGGGACGAACGCTGGGAACCCCTGGTGTTCGCCCCCGAACGCACCGCCGGCGCCATCGTGATCTCTCACCTCGGCTGCGGCCAAAGGGAGTGGTTGATCATCAGCGGCACCCACCGCGGCACCATCTGGTCCGACTGCCGGGCGGATGACACGGACCTCGCCCCGCTCCTCGACCAGGCCGGGAAGCCGGTCACCTTCACCCGCTGGTACATCGACTGGCTGCAAAAGGCGGAGCTCACTGCACACCAGCCATCTACGAACGTCCGACACTGA
- a CDS encoding DUF4394 domain-containing protein gives MRTRLLPAAAAGAIALSLAAPALASAETEPTPFGPRGRAASPSLISVGLTSDQRLVGFQVTNPGDSWSFGKVSGLRGDGKLVGIDFRVQNGKLYGVGDQGGIYTVNSDAQAVKVSQLTVALAGQNFGVDFNPAANRLRVISDTGQNLRHNIDDPATPRTTTVDGTLTNPTTPPSTALGVTGAAYTNNDVNAATATTLFDIDTVNDRVSLQSPANSGTLAPTGNLGVNAGPWAGFDIYYKPSDGSNRGFAALSTGGKQRFYRVNVLNGETSLVGSFPTGRQVVDIALPLNQN, from the coding sequence GTGCGTACTCGTCTTCTTCCGGCCGCCGCTGCCGGCGCCATCGCACTGTCCCTTGCCGCCCCGGCGCTCGCATCGGCTGAGACCGAGCCCACCCCGTTCGGCCCACGCGGGCGTGCGGCGTCGCCCAGTCTCATCAGCGTGGGGCTGACCTCCGACCAGCGCCTGGTCGGCTTCCAGGTCACCAACCCCGGCGACAGCTGGTCGTTCGGCAAAGTATCCGGCCTGAGGGGGGACGGGAAGCTGGTCGGTATCGACTTCCGGGTCCAGAACGGCAAGCTCTACGGCGTCGGCGACCAGGGCGGCATCTACACCGTCAACAGCGACGCGCAAGCAGTCAAGGTCTCCCAGCTCACCGTCGCACTGGCGGGTCAGAACTTCGGCGTCGACTTCAACCCCGCCGCCAACCGCCTGCGCGTCATCAGCGACACCGGCCAGAACCTGCGCCACAACATCGACGACCCGGCCACACCACGCACCACCACCGTCGACGGCACCCTCACCAACCCGACCACACCGCCCTCGACCGCGCTCGGCGTCACCGGAGCCGCCTACACCAACAACGACGTCAACGCGGCCACCGCCACCACCCTGTTCGACATCGACACGGTCAACGACCGCGTCTCCCTCCAGTCCCCGGCCAACTCCGGCACCCTCGCCCCCACCGGAAACCTGGGAGTGAACGCAGGGCCCTGGGCCGGGTTCGACATCTACTACAAGCCCTCCGACGGCTCCAACCGCGGGTTCGCCGCGCTGTCCACCGGTGGAAAGCAGCGCTTCTACCGGGTGAACGTTCTTAACGGTGAGACATCCCTCGTCGGCTCGTTCCCGACCGGCCGACAGGTCGTCGACATCGCGCTCCCGCTGAACCAGAACTGA